One segment of Anatilimnocola aggregata DNA contains the following:
- a CDS encoding DUF1549 and DUF1553 domain-containing protein: MMRWLSYSICFTLLLMPQSNAEEELEDSKREVVADERPIVELPITAADRDHWAFQPLVKPAVPTVADANQQSNSAVDWFVLEKLAKKQLALASAADHSTLLRRVTFDLTGLPPTLGERSAFLDDSAPDAYERVVDRLLASPAHGEHAGQAWLDLARFAETDGFEHDKVRPLAWKYRDWVIRALNDDLPYDRFLQLQLAGDEILPGDEQARIATGFCLAGPDMPDVNDQQERRHNLLNEMTGMVSSVIIGLQLGCAQCHDHKYDALSQADFFRLRACFEPAVQLKKDQSVEWLKEVTKPEKSRLWIRGDHRRPGAELQPDVPRIANLGEQKFVALISAVASSSSAEAKSTYRRAAAARWFTQPDHPLTARVMANRLWQQHFGRGLSASPSDFGLLGESPTHPELLDYLATEFTGRDWSMKTLRRTIVESAVYRQASHSSGKPIHQAEWQTRLAKDSGNQLFSRYPRRRLDGEMIRDAMLAAAGMLDARAGGPGVMPPLPPELTSTLLKNQWQTSKREADHYRRSVYLFARRNLRYPLFEAFDRPDANASCPSRIRSTTAPQALLMLNSDQVLQTAQQIAGKIDPHHAPRDLVLKILSRDATAVEITALQQFISEQATMLARAGRADSSLALPSGWQDQNNAPTGAAIVQAALALLNSSEMIYLD, translated from the coding sequence ATGATGCGCTGGCTTAGTTATTCAATCTGTTTCACTCTGCTCTTGATGCCGCAATCGAATGCAGAAGAGGAACTTGAGGATAGCAAACGCGAGGTCGTTGCTGATGAGCGGCCGATTGTAGAATTGCCGATTACAGCGGCCGATCGAGATCACTGGGCTTTTCAGCCGCTAGTGAAGCCCGCGGTTCCCACGGTTGCGGATGCTAACCAGCAAAGCAATTCAGCTGTCGACTGGTTCGTGCTCGAAAAGTTGGCGAAGAAACAACTTGCGCTGGCCTCAGCCGCCGACCACTCAACATTGCTGCGACGCGTGACATTTGACCTGACTGGATTGCCGCCGACGTTGGGAGAACGAAGTGCGTTTTTAGATGACTCAGCGCCCGATGCTTACGAGCGCGTCGTCGATCGACTGCTCGCGTCCCCCGCGCATGGCGAACACGCAGGGCAAGCTTGGCTCGATCTGGCCCGCTTCGCAGAGACGGATGGCTTTGAGCACGATAAGGTCCGGCCGCTGGCCTGGAAGTATCGCGACTGGGTAATTCGCGCCCTCAATGACGATTTGCCTTACGACCGTTTCTTGCAGTTGCAACTTGCCGGCGATGAGATCCTGCCCGGTGACGAGCAGGCTCGCATTGCCACAGGCTTTTGCCTGGCTGGGCCCGATATGCCGGACGTGAACGATCAGCAGGAACGGCGGCATAATCTACTGAACGAAATGACGGGGATGGTTTCGTCGGTCATCATCGGGTTGCAATTAGGGTGTGCCCAATGCCACGACCATAAATACGATGCGCTCAGTCAGGCTGATTTTTTCCGTTTGCGGGCCTGTTTCGAGCCAGCTGTGCAGTTGAAAAAGGATCAATCGGTCGAGTGGCTGAAGGAAGTAACGAAGCCCGAGAAATCGCGATTGTGGATTCGCGGCGATCATCGCCGCCCTGGCGCGGAACTTCAGCCCGATGTGCCGCGGATTGCCAACCTGGGCGAACAAAAGTTTGTCGCACTGATTTCGGCAGTGGCGAGTAGTTCCTCGGCAGAAGCCAAATCGACCTATCGCCGCGCAGCTGCCGCTCGTTGGTTTACGCAGCCCGACCATCCCCTCACCGCGCGCGTCATGGCCAATCGCCTTTGGCAGCAACACTTTGGCCGCGGGCTTTCAGCGTCACCCAGCGATTTTGGTCTGCTGGGTGAATCGCCCACTCATCCAGAGCTGCTCGATTACCTCGCTACCGAGTTCACCGGTCGCGATTGGAGCATGAAGACCCTGCGCCGCACGATTGTGGAATCGGCCGTCTATCGGCAGGCCAGTCATTCGTCAGGCAAGCCGATCCATCAAGCCGAGTGGCAGACGCGATTAGCAAAAGACTCCGGGAATCAACTGTTCAGTCGTTATCCACGCCGTCGCTTGGACGGCGAGATGATTCGAGATGCCATGCTCGCAGCGGCCGGGATGCTCGACGCGCGGGCTGGTGGCCCCGGAGTGATGCCACCGTTGCCCCCGGAACTAACCAGCACACTGCTAAAGAATCAGTGGCAAACGAGCAAACGCGAAGCCGATCATTATCGCCGCAGTGTCTATTTGTTTGCTCGTCGCAACTTGCGTTATCCCTTGTTCGAGGCCTTCGACCGCCCGGATGCGAACGCCAGTTGTCCTTCGCGAATTCGCTCGACAACCGCGCCCCAAGCGCTGCTGATGCTCAATTCCGACCAGGTACTGCAAACCGCGCAGCAAATTGCCGGCAAGATTGATCCACACCATGCGCCGCGCGACCTAGTGCTGAAGATTCTCTCGCGCGACGCAACGGCGGTCGAAATCACTGCGTTGCAGCAGTTCATCAGTGAGCAGGCAACGATGCTCGCTCGCGCTGGGCGAGCTGATTCGTCTCTGGCCCTGCCGAGCGGCTGGCAGGATCAGAACAATGCGCCCACCGGAGCCGCCATTGTGCAAGCCGCCTTGGCGTTGCTCAACAGCAGTGAGATGATCTATCTCGATTAG
- a CDS encoding DUF1501 domain-containing protein codes for MQQHLPLSSRNRRDFLTRAGGGFGLMALASLLAEESNGLRANESTGKETATRPPHFAPRVKRVIWLFMHGGPSHVDLFEAKPDLVKLSGKPLPDSFGEVMTRRKVAQNPLLAPIKPLRQHGECGHAISDLLPETAKHADELCMLHSVCGDSVNHPQSVYQMNTGSILMGRPSVGSWVAYGLGSENRDLPAYVVLPDPGGGVKGGPPAWGSGFLPATYQGITMRPGDSPLLNLRPPKELSGTQQRATLDLVQQFNRAHLDARDGDDELAARIRAYELAFRMQSTAPELVNLQDETAETQRLYGLDETHTRSFGQRCLLARRMIERGVRFVQVYSGDTNGWDAHSNVLTNHTQHCRATDQPVAALLHDLKRRGLWNDTLVIWGGEFGRMPMSEQGTGRDHNPWGYTVWLAGGGVKGGMRYGSTDAVGLRAEDKPVPIKNLHATILHLLGLKFDELTYFHNGLEERLTGPAEAHVVHEVLA; via the coding sequence ATGCAGCAGCACCTTCCTCTCTCGTCGCGAAATCGCCGCGATTTTTTAACGCGCGCGGGTGGAGGCTTTGGCCTGATGGCCTTGGCTTCACTACTGGCCGAGGAGTCGAACGGCCTGCGTGCCAATGAGTCGACCGGCAAAGAAACTGCGACTCGCCCACCCCATTTCGCGCCGCGGGTGAAACGGGTGATCTGGCTCTTCATGCATGGCGGGCCGAGTCACGTGGACCTGTTCGAAGCGAAGCCTGACTTAGTCAAGTTGAGTGGCAAGCCGCTCCCTGATTCGTTTGGCGAAGTGATGACGCGGCGCAAGGTCGCGCAGAATCCGCTGCTCGCGCCGATCAAGCCGCTTCGGCAGCATGGTGAATGCGGCCATGCGATCAGCGACCTGCTCCCGGAGACCGCGAAGCATGCGGATGAACTGTGCATGCTCCATAGCGTGTGCGGCGACAGTGTGAATCATCCGCAGTCGGTTTATCAGATGAACACCGGCAGCATCCTGATGGGTCGGCCCAGCGTGGGGAGTTGGGTCGCCTATGGCCTGGGTAGTGAGAATCGCGATCTACCTGCTTATGTGGTGTTGCCCGATCCAGGCGGCGGCGTGAAAGGTGGACCACCTGCGTGGGGTAGCGGCTTTTTGCCAGCCACGTATCAAGGCATCACCATGCGGCCCGGTGATTCCCCGCTGCTCAACTTGCGACCTCCCAAAGAACTATCGGGTACCCAGCAGCGAGCAACGCTCGATCTGGTACAGCAGTTCAATCGTGCGCACCTTGATGCTCGCGATGGTGACGATGAACTGGCCGCTCGCATTCGCGCCTACGAACTGGCGTTCCGCATGCAGAGCACAGCGCCGGAACTCGTCAACCTGCAGGATGAGACCGCAGAAACGCAGCGATTGTATGGTCTTGACGAAACTCACACCCGTTCATTCGGGCAGCGCTGTTTGCTCGCGCGGCGAATGATCGAACGCGGCGTGCGCTTCGTGCAGGTTTACTCGGGCGATACCAACGGCTGGGATGCTCACAGCAACGTCCTCACCAATCACACGCAGCATTGTCGCGCCACAGATCAGCCGGTCGCCGCGCTTTTGCACGATCTGAAACGTCGCGGACTGTGGAACGATACACTCGTAATTTGGGGCGGCGAGTTCGGTCGCATGCCCATGAGCGAACAAGGAACCGGTCGCGATCATAATCCCTGGGGATATACGGTCTGGCTGGCTGGTGGCGGCGTGAAAGGTGGCATGCGTTACGGCAGCACCGATGCCGTCGGTCTGCGGGCTGAAGACAAGCCTGTGCCAATTAAAAACCTGCATGCGACGATCTTGCACTTGCTTGGGCTGAAATTCGACGAACTCACCTACTTTCACAATGGCTTGGAAGAACGGCTTACTGGACCAGCTGAGGCGCATGTCGTGCACGAGGTGCTCGCATGA
- a CDS encoding type II toxin-antitoxin system VapC family toxin, translating to MILLDTNLLVRIVRASDSQCALVRATIHSLLAQGEQLVIVPQSVFEFWAVATRSTGPPPSGRNGLGMSPAQTVHWLRFFRRRFTFLPDREDLTLLWQSLVETHNVTGFRAHDVRLVAVMQSYGITRLMTFNAADFRNLPVTIVDPRI from the coding sequence ATGATCCTTCTCGATACGAATCTGCTCGTACGTATCGTCCGCGCGAGTGATTCGCAGTGTGCCCTTGTCCGAGCAACGATTCACTCATTGCTAGCCCAAGGTGAGCAACTCGTTATTGTTCCTCAATCTGTCTTTGAATTCTGGGCCGTTGCCACCCGCTCTACAGGGCCACCGCCCAGCGGACGAAACGGCCTTGGCATGTCGCCGGCCCAAACGGTCCATTGGCTTCGGTTCTTTCGGAGGCGTTTCACGTTTCTGCCTGACCGAGAGGATTTAACTTTGCTTTGGCAGTCGTTGGTCGAAACGCACAACGTAACGGGCTTTCGCGCGCACGACGTGCGACTTGTCGCTGTCATGCAATCGTACGGCATCACCCGTCTTATGACTTTCAATGCCGCTGATTTCAGGAATTTGCCGGTCACGATCGTCGATCCAAGAATTTGA
- the infC gene encoding translation initiation factor IF-3, whose amino-acid sequence MPAIPPADQKTRINEQIRISPVRVIGADGAQLGIMPVDTALAKARESDLDLVEVAPNDRPPVCRIMDYGKFKYQQNKKSHQTAHHPKTKEIRLRPKTGDHDIEFKVKQAVGFLEHKDKVQVSVIFRGRELAHIDEGRKVMDQVITKLLEVGKLESPPQQQQKRMIAMVVPKQA is encoded by the coding sequence GTGCCTGCGATCCCTCCAGCCGACCAGAAGACTCGTATTAACGAGCAGATTCGAATTTCTCCCGTACGTGTGATCGGAGCCGATGGGGCTCAATTGGGCATCATGCCCGTGGATACCGCACTCGCGAAAGCGCGCGAATCCGACTTGGATCTGGTAGAAGTTGCTCCCAATGATCGGCCGCCGGTGTGCCGCATCATGGACTACGGCAAGTTCAAGTATCAGCAGAACAAAAAGTCGCATCAAACCGCGCACCATCCCAAGACCAAAGAAATTCGCTTGCGCCCCAAGACGGGCGACCACGATATCGAATTCAAGGTCAAGCAAGCCGTGGGCTTTCTCGAGCACAAAGACAAGGTGCAGGTCTCGGTCATCTTCCGCGGTCGCGAACTGGCTCACATCGACGAAGGCCGCAAAGTGATGGACCAGGTCATCACCAAGCTGCTCGAAGTTGGCAAGCTCGAGTCGCCGCCGCAGCAGCAGCAAAAGCGGATGATCGCCATGGTCGTGCCGAAGCAGGCATAG
- a CDS encoding helix-turn-helix domain-containing protein — MSTAELSVFRYDGQGPPRKGNAPGQPLHRIEEVRLQQGMTLRTASRHLGLDVRTIRAQEQSTSDLRLSDLYRWQAALEVPIGELLVETEEPLSRPVMERARMVRLMKTAAALLEDAPNNNTRRMAENLIEQLVEIMPELREVGPWHSVGQRRTLDEMGRIAQNPISVEGGDYCDDD; from the coding sequence ATGTCGACGGCGGAATTGAGTGTGTTTCGTTACGACGGGCAGGGACCGCCGCGCAAAGGCAATGCGCCCGGTCAACCATTGCACCGAATTGAAGAGGTTCGACTGCAACAGGGAATGACGCTGCGAACCGCTTCGCGGCACTTGGGACTCGATGTGCGAACAATTCGAGCCCAAGAACAATCGACATCGGATTTGCGACTCAGCGATCTCTATCGTTGGCAGGCCGCGCTCGAAGTGCCGATTGGTGAACTCTTGGTGGAAACCGAGGAACCTCTGTCTCGTCCCGTGATGGAGCGAGCGCGGATGGTGCGGCTGATGAAAACGGCCGCAGCGCTGCTCGAAGATGCTCCCAACAATAACACTCGGCGGATGGCTGAGAACCTGATTGAACAACTCGTTGAAATCATGCCCGAACTGCGCGAAGTCGGACCTTGGCACAGCGTTGGCCAGCGTCGTACCCTCGACGAAATGGGCCGCATCGCCCAAAATCCAATCTCGGTTGAAGGTGGCGACTACTGCGACGACGATTAA
- a CDS encoding c-type cytochrome, with protein MLTHLLRTVCLSLVLALGLFTFGTSTACAQAGAAGPLLKLLQSGRLPKERQPQVVEMVVTRGGPDDLAFIVGEVIKDDAFSAPLRRQSLTWLADAARVRKVVPSGDLSAIKQLLTGDVTKRDPAIINGAIELAGLWKVAAVRPQLQELAQSDKTPAALRRAAIGGLVSLGDAESKQTIRDLASSGKSVQLRLLAAAELAAIDLEAAAAAAGTIIPELTSKIDPAPLLDAILGRKEGAEKLAAQLKDKKIPEEAAKISLRHMYSVGRSDAALSDVLSQAANIALDAPPPTQEEAAKIAAEVMAKGNAERGEQIFRRKDLSCIKCHSIAQAGGQVGPELTALGSISPADYVVNSILNPNLAIKEQYVTRVLLTADGGVVTGIVIDRDDTRVRVRDAAGKILTIPAADIEDEAEGKSLMPQGLTKFLTHDEFLDLARFVSELGKPGPYAVRKVPTIQRWRVLSSPEKLVLDEVPNVELLREHVLDTPDSAWTTSYGMAGGDFPLAELSSGSEGAALYLQGQFDVIDTGEIELELTAPTGTVWWLDAEPFEGTTLAKREIATGTHRVTIRVPKAAGKLRMEIRKPTDSTANYTVLGGQ; from the coding sequence ATGTTGACGCACTTGCTTCGCACCGTTTGCCTTTCACTCGTGTTGGCTCTCGGTTTATTCACCTTCGGTACTTCGACCGCCTGTGCTCAAGCCGGCGCTGCTGGCCCTCTCCTCAAACTGTTGCAAAGCGGGCGATTGCCGAAAGAACGGCAGCCCCAAGTGGTTGAAATGGTGGTGACCCGCGGTGGTCCGGATGATCTGGCATTTATCGTCGGCGAGGTGATTAAGGACGATGCGTTCTCCGCGCCACTTCGTCGACAATCGCTGACCTGGTTAGCCGATGCCGCCCGCGTGCGGAAAGTGGTTCCCAGCGGTGACTTGAGCGCGATCAAGCAACTGCTGACGGGAGACGTTACCAAGCGCGACCCGGCCATCATCAATGGTGCCATCGAACTGGCCGGACTCTGGAAAGTGGCAGCGGTTCGCCCGCAACTGCAAGAGTTAGCGCAAAGCGACAAGACTCCCGCAGCCTTGCGCCGTGCAGCCATCGGCGGCCTCGTTTCGCTGGGCGACGCCGAGAGCAAACAGACCATTCGCGATCTGGCATCTTCCGGCAAGTCCGTCCAACTCCGACTGCTCGCGGCTGCGGAACTCGCAGCAATCGACCTCGAGGCGGCAGCCGCTGCTGCGGGAACGATTATTCCCGAATTGACTTCAAAAATTGATCCCGCTCCACTGCTCGATGCGATTCTGGGACGGAAGGAAGGTGCCGAAAAACTAGCTGCACAACTGAAAGACAAAAAGATTCCTGAAGAGGCTGCGAAGATTAGCCTGCGGCATATGTACAGCGTGGGTCGCAGCGATGCCGCCCTTTCGGACGTCCTGAGCCAAGCGGCGAACATCGCCCTCGATGCTCCTCCACCAACGCAAGAAGAAGCTGCGAAAATTGCCGCAGAAGTGATGGCAAAAGGCAACGCTGAACGGGGTGAACAGATTTTTCGTCGCAAAGATCTATCGTGCATCAAGTGCCATAGCATCGCCCAAGCTGGCGGCCAGGTTGGCCCCGAACTCACGGCGCTCGGTTCGATTTCGCCTGCCGACTACGTGGTGAACTCAATTCTCAATCCGAATCTGGCCATTAAAGAGCAATATGTCACTCGCGTATTGCTGACCGCCGACGGCGGCGTAGTGACTGGCATCGTCATCGACCGCGACGATACGCGAGTCCGCGTGCGCGATGCTGCGGGCAAGATCCTCACCATTCCGGCAGCTGACATCGAAGATGAAGCCGAAGGAAAATCGCTGATGCCGCAAGGGCTGACGAAATTCCTCACGCACGACGAGTTTCTCGACCTGGCTCGCTTCGTCTCGGAACTTGGCAAACCAGGGCCCTATGCCGTGCGCAAAGTGCCAACCATTCAGCGCTGGCGGGTTCTCAGTTCGCCTGAAAAATTGGTGCTCGATGAAGTTCCCAACGTCGAACTGCTGCGCGAGCACGTGCTCGATACTCCCGATTCGGCCTGGACTACTTCCTATGGCATGGCGGGCGGCGATTTCCCGCTTGCCGAACTGAGTAGCGGCAGCGAAGGGGCTGCTCTCTATTTGCAGGGCCAGTTCGACGTGATTGACACCGGCGAGATCGAACTCGAACTCACCGCGCCAACGGGAACGGTCTGGTGGCTTGATGCCGAACCATTCGAAGGGACCACGCTCGCTAAGCGAGAGATTGCCACCGGTACGCACCGCGTGACCATTCGGGTTCCTAAGGCCGCTGGGAAACTCCGCATGGAAATTCGCAAACCGACCGATTCCACGGCGAACTACACCGTACTTGGCGGCCAGTAA
- the hisG gene encoding ATP phosphoribosyltransferase gives MSNLRIGVPSKGRLSELAAEILKQAGLSFRRQERSLFARCGEMPIDITFLRTEDIPVLVAEGAIDMGLTGSDLLAESGADVIERLDLGVGKCKLALCVSEDGDIHEAAQLNGKRVATSFPNVTRKYLKAHNADVHMVELSGSVEVMIALGVADAIVDLVETGSTLAANRLKVLDEIGRYSTVLIQNRQRREGALADRVVRRLEGVVIARAYSLLEYNIPRTKLADAEKITPGFNSPTVNALEDPAWCAVRVMVRRSEVIEVMEKLEAVGAHAILETQINNCRL, from the coding sequence ATGTCGAACCTCCGGATCGGTGTCCCCAGCAAAGGCCGCCTCAGTGAACTTGCCGCCGAAATTTTGAAGCAAGCGGGCCTCAGCTTTCGCCGTCAAGAGCGGAGCTTGTTCGCTCGCTGCGGCGAAATGCCTATCGACATCACTTTTCTGCGTACCGAAGACATTCCCGTGTTGGTGGCCGAAGGCGCGATTGACATGGGGCTTACCGGCAGCGATCTGCTGGCCGAATCGGGTGCCGATGTGATCGAACGGCTTGATCTGGGGGTGGGCAAGTGCAAACTGGCCCTCTGTGTGAGTGAAGATGGCGATATTCATGAGGCCGCGCAACTCAACGGCAAGCGAGTCGCCACTAGTTTCCCGAATGTTACTCGCAAGTATCTCAAAGCGCACAACGCCGATGTTCACATGGTCGAACTAAGTGGTTCGGTCGAAGTGATGATTGCCCTCGGCGTGGCCGATGCCATTGTCGATCTGGTAGAAACCGGCAGTACGCTGGCCGCGAATCGCCTGAAAGTGCTCGACGAAATCGGTCGCTACTCGACCGTGCTCATTCAGAATCGCCAGCGCCGCGAAGGGGCGCTGGCCGATCGAGTGGTGCGACGTTTGGAAGGAGTGGTCATCGCCCGTGCGTACTCGTTGCTGGAATACAACATTCCTCGTACGAAGTTAGCCGATGCCGAGAAGATTACGCCCGGCTTTAACAGTCCCACGGTCAACGCGCTCGAAGATCCTGCGTGGTGTGCAGTTCGCGTGATGGTTCGCCGCAGCGAAGTCATTGAAGTGATGGAGAAACTCGAGGCGGTTGGCGCTCACGCCATACTAGAGACACAGATCAACAATTGCCGGCTGTAA